One Panicum virgatum strain AP13 chromosome 9K, P.virgatum_v5, whole genome shotgun sequence genomic region harbors:
- the LOC120652674 gene encoding uncharacterized protein LOC120652674, translating to MPPNCSLDDGHEIVEVAGEPGAPSGTMRLMDFIPIDIYIPSVERGALRKSRRRRRFLDFLRAHPSKDWFLRSTFVGRLHRGASPGGTAEDSDSGGLRGPRFRVPFVRKIKWGKLWSYAASWCKKPENFAMIIWLAFVAAGLLLLFMLMTGMLDSAIPDDERRKKWTEVTNQILNALFTIMCLYQHPRIFHHLVLLLRWRPDGDREEIRKVYCRDGAARPRDRAHMLVVVTLLHVTCFAQYFCCTLFWSYNRKDRPDWALNIGYGLGTGCPIIAGLYTAYSPLGRKQPDEADTSSSSSAEAGLEQSGDRAGNDSRQDVEIKVYNRRVVVSSPEWSGGLFDCCDDGTVCALSATCTFCVFGWNMERLGFGNMYVHAFTFILLCAAPFLIFSVTALNVHDDDIRDVVAAAGVVLGLCGFLYGGFWRSRMRKRYKLPGGRGWWWCGSAAVGDCVKWLCCWSCALAQEVRTANFYDVEDDRFVAVVGARDGEGRPVLVPLPREASATTHAPRSMSCPPKLDGAPGGDGGGVTSSFAMEMAAVAAMGRSATYHPMRAPLPPVIQMDREE from the coding sequence ATGCCTCCGAATTGCAGCTTGGACGACGGGCACGAGATCGtcgaggtcgccggcgagcccggTGCGCCGTCGGGGACAATGCGGCTGATGGACTTCATCCCCATCGACATCTACATCCCGTCCGTGGAGCGCGGCGCGCTCCGCAAGagccggcgcaggcggcggttCCTGGACTTCCTCCGCGCCCACCCGTCCAAGGACTGGTTCCTCCGCTCCACCTTCGTCGGCCGCCTCCACCGCGGGGCGTCGCCGGGGGGAACAGCCGAGGATAGCGACAGCGGCGGGCTCCGCGGCCCGCGGTTCCGCGTGCCGTTCGTGCGGAAGATCAAGTGGGGCAAGCTGTGGAGCTACGCGGCGAGCTGGTGCAAGAAGCCCGAGAACTTCGCGATGATCATCTGGCTGGcgttcgtcgccgccggcctgctcctGCTGTTCATGCTCATGACCGGCATGCTCGACAGCGCCATCCCCGACGACGAGCGGCGCAAGAAGTGGACGGAGGTGACCAACCAGATCCTGAACGCGCTCTTCACCATCATGTGCCTGTACCAGCACCCCAGGATCTTCCACCACCTGGTGCTGCTCCTCCGGTGGCGCCCCGACGGCGACCGCGAGGAGATCCGGAAGGTGTACTGCCGCGAcggcgccgcgcgcccgcgcgaCCGCGCGCACATGCTCGTCGTGGTGACCTTGCTCCACGTCACCTGCTTCGCCCAGTACTTCTGCTGCACCCTGTTCTGGAGCTACAACCGCAAGGACCGCCCGGACTGGGCGCTCAACATCGGCTACGGCCTCGGCACGGGGTGTCCGATCATCGCCGGACTCTACACGGCGTACAGCCCACTGGGACGGAAGCAACCCGACGAAGCAGacacctcgtcgtcgtcgtctgccgAAGCAGGGCTGGAGCAGAGCGGCGACCGGGCCGGGAACGACAGCCGGCAGGACGTGGAGATCAAGGTGTACAACCGGCGCGTGGTGGTGAGCAGCCCGGAGTGGAGTGGCGGGCTGTTCGACTGCTGCGACGACGGGACGGTGTGCGCGCTGTCGGCGACGTGCACGTTCTGCGTGTTCGGGTGGAACATGGAGCGCCTCGGGTTCGGCAACATGTACGTGCACGCCTTCACCTTCATCCTGCTCTGCGCCGCGCCGTTCCTCATCTTCAGCGTGACGGCGCTGAACGTCCACGACGACGACATCCGCGACGtggtggcggccgcgggcgtGGTCCTGGGCCTCTGCGGCTTCCTCTACGGCGGTTTCTGGCGGTCCCGGATGCGGAAGCGCTATAAGCTCCCGGGCGGGCGcggctggtggtggtgcggcAGCGCGGCCGTGGGCGACTGCGTCAAGTGGCTCTGCTGCTGGAGCTGCGCGCTGGCGCAGGAGGTGCGGACGGCCAACTTCTACGACGTGGAGGACGACCGGTTCGTGGCCGTCGTGGGCGCGCGCGACGGGGAGGGGCGCCCCGTGCTGGTGCCGCTGCCGCGGGAGGCGTCCGCCACGACGCACGCGCCGCGGAGCATGTCGTGCCCGCCCAAGCTCGACGGCGcgccgggcggcgacggcggtggggTGACGAGCTCGTTCGCGATGGAgatggccgccgtcgccgcaatGGGGAGGTCGGCCACGTACCACCCCATGAGGGCGCCGCTGCCTCCCGTGATACAAATGGACCGAGAAGAATAG
- the LOC120648174 gene encoding uncharacterized protein LOC120648174, with the protein PSRLANLPHPSRSRFAITTLLALPLCRVVSAFPREEVEEPARGSRLELATHHQGQGAASPRPNEAAELAALAGTEESEEQRNRFLVLRLYEALNARDARRAQELLAPDLEWWFHGPPARQHMMRLLTGAEKGSGGFVFSPRSVDAFGSTVIAEGADDARQLYWVHAWTVGPDGVITQLREYFNTDLTVTLLSGAASAKNAAIAAAPPKQDAASSSSSSAPSAGASSSTGPKCLWQSRRADRAHKSLPGLVLAI; encoded by the coding sequence CCCTCGCGCCTCGCCAACCTCCCCCACCCGTCTCGCTCTCGTTTTGCCATCACCACTCTGCTTGCTCTTCCCCTTTGCAGGGTAGTCTCCGCGTTCCCGAGAGAAGAGGTCGAGGAGCCTGCGCGAGGCTCGCGTCTGGAGCTGGCTACCCACCACCAGGGTCAGGGAGCGGCCTCGCCGCGCCCGAacgaggcggcggagctggccGCCCTCGCGGGGACGGAGGAGTCGGAGGAGCAGCGCAACCGCTTCCTGGTGCTGCGCCTCTACGAGGCGCTCAACGCCCGCGACGCGCGCCGGGCGCAGGAGCTGCTGGCGCCCGACCTCGAGTGGTGGTTCCATGGCCCCCCCGCGCGCCAGCACATGATGCGCCTCCTCACCGGCGCCGAGAAAGGCAGCGGCGGCTTCGTCTTCTCCCCGCGCTCCGTCGACGCCTTTGGGTCCACCGTCATCGCCGAGGGCGCCGACGACGCGCGGCAGCTCTACTGGGTGCACGCCTGGACCGTGGGACCCGATGGGGTGATCACCCAGCTCAGGGAGTACTTCAACACCGACCTCACCGTCAccctcctctccggcgccgcctccgccaagAACGCCGCAATTGCAGCCGCTCCTCCGAAGCAGGACGCcgcatcttcctcctcctcctcggcgccttccgcgggcgcctcctcctccacaggCCCCAAGTGCCTGTGGCAGAGCCGCCGCGCCGACCGCGCGCACAAGTCGCTGCCGGgcctcgtcctcgccatctGA
- the LOC120652675 gene encoding sex determination protein tasselseed-2-like: MHASLASYAAAAAAMPTLDLRPEMAHAHQPAMSPSHHAWDGNGAAVAPTPMPKRLEGKVAIVTGGARGIGEAIVRLFAKHGAPVVIADIDGAAGEALASALGPQVSFVRCDVSVEEDVKRAVDWALSRHGGRLDIYCNNAGVLGRQTRAAKSILSFDAGEFDRVLRVNALGAALGMKHAALAMAPRRAGSIVSVASVASVLGGLGPHAYTASKHAIVGLTKNAACELGAHGIRVNCVSPFGVATPMLINAWRQGHGDADDADLDLDITVPSDEEVEKMEEVVRGLATLKGTTLRPRDIAEAVLFLASDESRYISGHNLVVDGGVTTSRNLIGL, from the exons ATGCACGCTAGCCTCGCCTCgtatgcggcggcggcggcggccatgccgACCCTGGACCTCCGCCCCGAGATGGCTCACGCGCACCAGCCCGCCATGTCGCCCTCGCACCACGCCTGGGACGGcaatggcgccgccgtcgcccccaccCCCATGCCCAAGAG GCTGGAGGGGAAGGTGGCCATTGtgaccggcggcgcgcgggggatcGGCGAGGCCATCGTGCGGCTGTTCGCCAAGCACGGGGCCCCGGTGGTGATCGCGGACAtcgacggcgcggcgggcgaggcGCTGGCGTCGGCGCTGGGCCCGCAGGTCAGCTTCGTGCGCTGCGACGTGTCCGTGGAGGAGGACGTCAAGCGGGCCGTGGACTGGGCGCTGTCGCGCCACGGCGGCCGCCTCGACATCTACTGCAACAACGCCGGGGTGCTGGGCCGCCAGACGCGCGCCGCCAAGAGCATCCTCTCCTTCGACGCGGGCGAGTTCGACCGCGTGCTCCGCGTCAACGCGCTGGGCGCCGCGCTCGGGATGAAGCACGCGGCGCTCGCCATGGCGCCTCGCCGCGCGGGGAGCATCGTCTCCGTCGCCAGCGTCGCCAGCGTGCTCGGCGGCCTGGGGCCCCACGCCTACACCGCCTCCAAGCACGCCATCGTCGGCCTCACCAAGAACGCCGCCTGCGAGCTCGGCGCGCACGGCATCCGCGTCAACTGCGTCTCCCCCTTCGGCGTCGCCACACCCATGCTCATCAACGCCTGGCGCCAGGGCCACGGAGACGCCGACGACGCCGACCTCGACCTCGACATCACCGTTCCCAGCGacgaggaggtggagaagatggaggaggtggTCAGGGGACTCGCCACGCTCAAGGGCACCACGCTGAGACCCAGGGACATCGCCGAGGCGGTCCTTTTCCTGGCCAGCGACGAGTCCAGATACATCTCCGGCCACAATCTCGTCGTGGACGGCGGCGTCACCACCTCGAGAAACCTCATCGGGTTGTGA